The Desulfovermiculus halophilus DSM 18834 genome has a window encoding:
- a CDS encoding response regulator: MEKAKNVLIIDDNQDYVLAMKTFLTKRGFSVLTAPDGESGIRLISKEVPDIVLLDVMMESLYSGFDVCKFMRNDPGLKDIPIIGISGLKDELGIKYDQDRDSEYFSPDAFFDKPVDKEALLKTMNDLLG, from the coding sequence ATGGAAAAGGCTAAAAATGTTTTGATTATCGACGATAACCAGGACTATGTGTTGGCCATGAAAACTTTTTTGACCAAAAGAGGATTCTCTGTACTGACAGCCCCGGATGGGGAGTCGGGCATCAGACTCATCTCCAAAGAGGTTCCGGACATCGTATTGCTCGATGTGATGATGGAGTCTTTGTATTCAGGCTTTGACGTCTGCAAGTTCATGCGCAACGACCCTGGGCTCAAGGATATTCCCATCATAGGCATTTCCGGCTTAAAGGACGAGCTGGGAATCAAGTACGATCAGGACAGGGACAGCGAATACTTCAGCCCGGACGCCTTTTTCGACAAGCCGGTGGACAAAGAGGCCCTGCTCAAAACCATGAACGATTTGCTGGGCTAA
- a CDS encoding universal stress protein, with product MFKKILFATSASPACDNAARVAFDLARVHEAELTVFHVLGIPSHGFSQGVQDYRSGNLEVLSSDYTDWVLEELRHLYEKQLKTYTNCLFEVATGIPSREILRMARKIDADCIILGAHTSDEDVAISKYRSIVGNTLRKVSKAAKCPVLIVNRPCMTCWNYFTHIVVGVDFSKPSDAAFQFALQTAKDLQSSLHIFHALDLNHLHPGIVPDQETIEKAIAGAQKKLEYHYLSRLGDFEDATYDIREGVPFVEILKFAREKEADLIVMAHHAKDADLDEADMGSTVEQVVLRSACPVANVNRSPGREASPEQTHKH from the coding sequence ATGTTTAAAAAGATACTTTTCGCCACCAGCGCCTCCCCGGCCTGCGACAATGCGGCACGGGTGGCCTTTGATCTGGCCCGGGTGCATGAGGCTGAATTGACGGTATTTCATGTCCTGGGCATCCCCAGCCACGGTTTCAGCCAAGGAGTCCAGGACTATAGATCCGGAAACCTGGAGGTGCTCAGCTCGGACTATACGGACTGGGTCCTGGAAGAACTGCGCCATTTGTACGAAAAGCAGCTAAAGACATACACCAATTGTCTGTTTGAGGTCGCAACCGGCATCCCGTCCCGGGAAATACTGCGCATGGCCCGAAAAATCGATGCCGACTGCATCATTTTGGGCGCACATACCAGCGATGAAGACGTGGCCATCTCCAAATACAGATCTATTGTGGGCAATACCCTGCGCAAGGTGAGCAAGGCGGCCAAGTGTCCGGTACTCATCGTTAATCGTCCATGCATGACCTGCTGGAACTACTTCACCCACATCGTGGTCGGGGTGGATTTTTCCAAGCCTTCGGATGCGGCCTTTCAGTTCGCCCTGCAAACAGCAAAAGACCTCCAAAGCAGCCTGCACATCTTCCATGCCTTGGACCTCAACCACCTTCACCCGGGTATAGTTCCGGATCAGGAGACTATTGAGAAGGCGATTGCAGGGGCCCAAAAAAAGTTGGAGTACCACTACCTTTCCAGACTGGGGGACTTTGAGGACGCTACCTACGATATCCGGGAGGGGGTTCCATTTGTGGAAATTCTTAAGTTCGCCAGGGAGAAGGAGGCCGACCTGATTGTTATGGCCCACCATGCCAAGGATGCGGACCTGGATGAGGCGGATATGGGCAGTACCGTCGAGCAAGTGGTCCTCCGCTCCGCCTGTCCAGTAGCCAATGTCAACCGCAGCCCGGGAAGAGAAGCCAGTCCCGAGCAGACTCATAAGCACTGA
- the hmcA gene encoding sulfate respiration complex hexadecaheme cytochrome HmcA, whose protein sequence is MFRSRRPRSEGRGDGSHPVTGLRGTAAICLGLVVVLGAIGFVRAGNAERQTANRPGLIQIRSMQAFGERELPPVRFAHDLHTDALAGQGDACTACHPRVNGSLVFTFSQVQAADKEDAKALYHDRCVSCHRTQNKKGRDSGPLEGECRSCHRSGPRNGPEQAEAGMDLVLHADHIASISNQDEGCGNCHHTYDPQSQKLIHTKGRELGCRACHGEDTRTALSSLSQAPAESLFTPRVSPEYLAGGQPPSWGQAAHLSCLNCHVQARNSASDHDLQAPVSCRGCHSSTQKPAQDTHTFPRLERGQPDATFIAPVPADVKAGGSDFGEHNLMQPVLFDHKLHEQSADTCRKCHHQSRLEPCTKCHRLQASEEGGMITLDQAMHSPGSEQSCVGCHRQQAKSRPECAGCHVFRTESWGQDTDTCRICHDPRSPDHQELLDMSSTERSSRADSMRTLRDQMPPDPELKPLPQEFTIQLDSEAFGSLTFPVRLSSRDMAKLRDRLTKASEKETTQQLIQNMPREVTIDRLSDQYGPVSLPHARIALALLEGIEPDSLAQAFHQDRFTLCQGCHHQSPPSANPPSCASCHARPFGPTTPDRPGLKAAYHRMCMDCHDRMEIDEPTNTDCSACHAQNKSRIIRDIK, encoded by the coding sequence ATGTTCAGGAGTCGGCGACCCAGGAGTGAAGGCAGAGGAGACGGCTCACACCCGGTAACAGGCCTTAGGGGTACAGCCGCGATATGTCTGGGCCTTGTTGTGGTCCTTGGAGCCATTGGGTTTGTCCGGGCCGGAAACGCAGAGCGGCAAACCGCCAATCGCCCGGGGCTCATTCAGATCCGTTCCATGCAGGCTTTTGGTGAACGAGAGCTTCCTCCAGTGCGTTTTGCCCATGATCTGCACACCGATGCCCTGGCCGGCCAGGGGGACGCATGTACAGCATGTCATCCCCGGGTCAACGGCAGCTTAGTATTCACCTTTTCCCAGGTTCAGGCTGCGGATAAAGAAGATGCCAAGGCCCTGTATCACGACCGGTGCGTGTCCTGTCATCGGACCCAGAACAAGAAGGGCCGTGACTCAGGCCCCCTGGAGGGCGAATGCCGGAGCTGCCACCGATCCGGCCCCCGGAACGGACCTGAACAGGCCGAGGCCGGCATGGATCTCGTCCTGCATGCCGATCATATTGCCTCCATATCCAACCAAGACGAAGGCTGTGGCAATTGCCATCATACCTATGACCCTCAGAGCCAGAAGCTGATCCATACCAAAGGCCGAGAGCTCGGCTGCCGGGCATGCCACGGAGAGGACACCCGCACGGCCCTGTCCTCGCTGTCTCAGGCCCCGGCCGAATCTTTGTTCACACCCCGGGTTTCTCCGGAGTACCTGGCCGGAGGACAACCTCCCTCCTGGGGCCAGGCCGCACATCTTTCCTGTCTTAATTGTCATGTGCAAGCCCGCAACTCCGCCTCTGACCATGATCTTCAGGCACCTGTATCCTGCCGGGGATGCCACAGCAGCACCCAGAAACCGGCCCAGGATACCCACACTTTCCCCCGCCTGGAGCGGGGACAGCCGGATGCAACATTTATTGCCCCTGTTCCGGCCGATGTGAAGGCCGGTGGCAGTGATTTTGGGGAACATAACCTGATGCAACCGGTGCTTTTTGATCACAAGCTCCATGAGCAATCAGCAGACACCTGCCGGAAATGCCATCACCAATCCAGGCTGGAACCCTGCACCAAGTGTCACCGTCTGCAGGCCTCGGAAGAAGGAGGGATGATCACCCTGGACCAGGCAATGCACAGCCCTGGCTCAGAGCAAAGCTGTGTGGGCTGTCATCGCCAGCAGGCCAAAAGCAGGCCAGAATGCGCAGGATGTCATGTCTTTCGCACAGAATCCTGGGGCCAAGACACAGACACCTGCCGAATCTGCCATGATCCCAGGAGCCCGGACCACCAGGAGCTTTTGGACATGTCCTCCACGGAACGCTCCAGCAGGGCGGACAGCATGCGTACGCTCCGGGATCAAATGCCGCCAGACCCCGAACTCAAGCCTCTGCCCCAGGAATTCACCATCCAGCTGGACTCTGAAGCCTTTGGTTCCCTGACCTTCCCGGTCCGCTTGTCCTCCAGGGACATGGCCAAACTGCGGGATCGACTGACCAAAGCCTCTGAAAAGGAAACCACCCAGCAGCTGATCCAAAACATGCCTCGGGAAGTAACTATTGATCGGTTGTCCGACCAATATGGTCCAGTGAGCTTACCGCACGCCAGGATAGCGCTCGCCCTCCTGGAAGGAATTGAGCCCGATTCCCTGGCTCAGGCCTTTCACCAGGACCGGTTTACCCTGTGTCAGGGATGTCACCACCAGTCTCCGCCCAGTGCAAACCCGCCGTCCTGCGCCAGCTGCCATGCCCGGCCCTTTGGGCCCACTACCCCGGACCGCCCGGGTCTGAAGGCTGCCTATCACCGCATGTGCATGGACTGCCACGACCGGATGGAGATAGACGAACCGACGAACACCGACTGTTCTGCCTGCCATGCGCAGAATAAATCCCGCATTATCAGGGACATAAAGTAA
- the hmcB gene encoding sulfate respiration complex iron-sulfur protein HmcB, whose amino-acid sequence MHRRTFLGLLGAAGAGTMAPGQAGAGTHSDFPGPARQMGIVFDATRCIGCRRCEQACFEVNGLPQPEQPFDDLSVLNAQRRPDDKAYTVVNKYTPQEAEQPVYIKTQCNHCLEPACASSCFVAAYTKTREGAVIYDQSVCVGCRYCMIACPFEIPAYTYDRPVSPRIMKCTMCAPRIAQDKLPGCVQACPKEALTFGLREEVLYQAKERIRRNPDRYIDHIYGEREMGGTSWMYLSGVPFHRLGLREDLGTTPAPKLTSGALAAVPMVTALWPVLLGGVYFITKRKDLLASRAKKEAVASALEKAQEEHRAELKKVREKAEKEKQAAIDKEVQKALDRAADEQKKEDS is encoded by the coding sequence ATGCACAGACGAACATTCCTGGGCCTGCTCGGTGCAGCCGGAGCGGGAACCATGGCCCCCGGCCAGGCCGGGGCGGGAACACACTCTGATTTTCCAGGACCTGCGCGGCAGATGGGTATTGTCTTCGACGCAACCCGGTGCATCGGCTGCCGGCGATGCGAACAGGCATGCTTTGAAGTCAACGGACTGCCCCAGCCGGAGCAGCCGTTCGACGATCTTTCAGTCCTGAATGCCCAGCGCAGGCCGGATGACAAGGCCTATACCGTAGTGAATAAGTACACGCCGCAAGAGGCAGAACAGCCTGTCTACATCAAAACCCAGTGCAACCACTGCCTTGAGCCGGCCTGCGCCTCTTCCTGCTTTGTCGCCGCCTACACCAAGACCCGGGAAGGGGCTGTAATCTATGATCAGTCCGTCTGTGTCGGCTGCCGCTACTGCATGATCGCCTGTCCCTTTGAAATCCCGGCCTACACCTATGACCGTCCGGTCAGCCCCAGGATCATGAAATGCACCATGTGCGCCCCGCGAATAGCCCAGGACAAGCTTCCCGGATGCGTCCAGGCCTGCCCCAAAGAGGCCCTGACCTTCGGTCTCCGGGAAGAGGTCCTGTACCAGGCCAAGGAGCGTATCCGCCGGAATCCGGACCGGTACATCGATCACATCTACGGGGAACGTGAAATGGGCGGGACAAGCTGGATGTATCTCTCCGGAGTCCCATTCCACCGGCTCGGCCTGCGGGAAGACCTGGGAACGACCCCGGCCCCGAAGCTGACCTCCGGGGCCTTGGCCGCCGTACCCATGGTCACCGCTTTATGGCCCGTTCTGCTCGGTGGGGTGTATTTCATCACCAAGCGCAAAGACCTTCTCGCCTCCAGAGCGAAAAAAGAGGCTGTGGCCTCAGCCCTGGAAAAGGCTCAAGAAGAGCATCGGGCCGAGCTGAAGAAAGTCAGGGAAAAAGCGGAGAAGGAAAAGCAGGCGGCCATCGACAAAGAGGTCCAAAAGGCCCTGGACCGGGCGGCAGACGAACAGAAGAAGGAGGATTCCTGA
- the hmcC gene encoding sulfate respiration complex protein HmcC, whose translation MSQESTAAGSRLQLTPGRLLVGCIILLGLIVTFLRFTQGLGAVTNLDHNTPWGLWISFDLLCGVALAAGGFVTSAAVYIFGLHKYHFAVRPAVLTGFLGYALVVLALTYDVGIPWRLPYPFIVQPGPSSFLFEVGLCVALYLTVLFLEISPAALEWLGKRRLRSIVVKMTLVLTIFGVILSTLHQSSLGGLYLIAPSKLHPLWYSAYLPLGFFISSIVAGLSMVIFEGALSSRFMKHKMDAEHIRHKDDLAIGFAKAGAVVLAGYFFIQLSSLAADNDWAYLSTGYGAWYLLEIGGFVALPCLLFALGAREKNVRLIRWTAVLAVLGIVLNRFNVSLVAFNWHLAPDQRYFPSWMEFSISIFLVTLGVLAYTFVVTRMPVLFEHPEYAEE comes from the coding sequence ATGTCTCAAGAGAGCACGGCTGCAGGAAGTCGTCTTCAGCTCACCCCGGGCCGCCTCCTGGTCGGGTGCATCATACTTCTTGGGCTGATTGTCACCTTCCTTCGTTTCACTCAGGGGCTGGGGGCAGTGACCAACCTGGACCACAACACTCCCTGGGGCCTGTGGATCAGCTTCGATCTTCTCTGCGGTGTGGCCCTGGCCGCCGGAGGCTTTGTTACCTCCGCCGCAGTGTACATATTCGGCCTGCACAAGTATCACTTCGCGGTCCGCCCGGCCGTGCTCACCGGATTTTTGGGATACGCCCTGGTGGTCCTGGCCCTGACCTATGACGTGGGCATCCCCTGGCGTCTGCCGTATCCCTTTATCGTCCAGCCCGGACCGAGCTCTTTTCTCTTTGAGGTCGGCTTGTGCGTGGCCTTGTATCTGACTGTGCTTTTCCTGGAGATCTCTCCGGCAGCCCTGGAGTGGCTGGGAAAACGCCGCCTGCGGAGCATCGTGGTCAAAATGACCCTGGTCCTGACCATTTTCGGCGTTATTTTATCCACCCTGCACCAATCCTCCCTGGGTGGGCTGTACCTGATTGCTCCGTCCAAGCTGCATCCCTTGTGGTACTCCGCCTATCTCCCTTTGGGCTTTTTCATCTCCAGCATAGTGGCCGGGCTTTCCATGGTCATCTTCGAAGGCGCCCTGTCCTCCAGATTTATGAAGCACAAAATGGACGCGGAGCACATCAGGCACAAAGACGACCTGGCCATTGGGTTTGCCAAGGCCGGAGCCGTGGTCCTGGCCGGCTACTTTTTCATTCAGCTCTCCAGCCTGGCCGCAGACAATGACTGGGCCTATCTGAGCACCGGCTACGGGGCCTGGTACCTTCTGGAAATAGGGGGCTTCGTGGCTCTGCCCTGCCTGCTTTTCGCTCTGGGAGCCAGGGAAAAAAACGTCCGGCTTATACGTTGGACTGCAGTCCTGGCCGTGCTGGGCATTGTGCTCAACCGGTTCAATGTGTCCCTGGTGGCCTTTAACTGGCACCTGGCCCCGGACCAGCGATACTTCCCCTCCTGGATGGAGTTTTCCATCTCCATCTTCTTGGTCACCCTCGGCGTTCTGGCGTATACCTTCGTGGTCACCAGAATGCCTGTCTTGTTCGAACATCCGGAATACGCAGAGGAGTAA
- the hmcD gene encoding sulfate respiration complex protein HmcD, with protein MQDFSTLHEFMSFTKGLTYVLMGVMLVALGGVWAFLTSRDEDE; from the coding sequence ATGCAGGATTTTTCCACCCTTCACGAGTTCATGTCCTTCACCAAGGGCCTGACCTATGTCCTGATGGGAGTGATGCTGGTTGCTCTGGGCGGTGTGTGGGCTTTTCTGACCAGCAGGGATGAAGACGAGTAG
- the hmcE gene encoding sulfate respiration complex protein HmcE — MYDLLTGPVFVLAFAFCIIGLLVRAAVYIKGLDWRLDRVAYAQYPKQGAKGALRSIGHWILPFGSRNWRVKPLFTLVFFTFHLGLIITPLFLQGHAVIAHQRLGLAWPAIPMALADALTIAVLITGGIILVRRLVLPEVRILTTGYDIVLLLLTLAPFVTGLLAVQNAPGYVYWLYAHIILGEALLIAIPLTKLSHIVLFFLTRAQIGMDFGIKRGGMKGRGISW, encoded by the coding sequence ATGTACGATCTCTTAACCGGACCCGTCTTTGTTCTGGCCTTTGCCTTCTGCATCATCGGCCTGCTGGTCAGGGCAGCTGTGTACATCAAAGGACTGGACTGGCGCCTGGACCGGGTGGCATATGCCCAGTATCCAAAGCAGGGGGCCAAGGGAGCCCTGCGCTCCATCGGGCACTGGATTCTCCCTTTCGGATCCCGGAACTGGCGGGTAAAGCCATTGTTTACCCTGGTCTTTTTCACCTTTCATCTCGGGCTGATCATCACCCCCCTCTTTCTGCAGGGCCATGCAGTCATTGCCCACCAGCGCCTGGGCCTGGCCTGGCCCGCAATTCCCATGGCCCTAGCCGATGCTTTGACCATAGCCGTGCTCATCACCGGCGGCATTATCCTGGTCCGCCGCCTCGTCCTGCCCGAAGTCAGGATTTTGACCACTGGATACGATATTGTCCTTCTCCTGTTGACCCTGGCTCCGTTCGTCACCGGGTTGCTGGCCGTCCAGAACGCACCCGGGTATGTGTATTGGCTCTATGCCCACATCATCCTGGGCGAGGCCCTGCTCATCGCCATACCCCTGACCAAGCTGTCCCATATTGTGCTTTTCTTCCTGACCAGGGCCCAAATCGGGATGGACTTCGGCATCAAGCGGGGCGGGATGAAGGGCCGGGGAATCAGTTGGTAG
- the hmcF gene encoding sulfate respiration complex iron-sulfur protein HmcF has translation MSELQLCSPQPVQSKEDLDALLADTGGRQYYEEMKHLPVDTAKLKAALDKTCKSRIRTWLDLCAHCGLCADSCFFYLTNNRDPKQVPAYKIQSTLGEIVRRKGKVDTDFMIRAMDYAWSRCTCCNRCGMYCPYGIDMGVMFSYLRGLLFSQGFVPWEMKIGSGMHRVYRAQMAVTSEDWVETCSWMCEEYEDDWPSLQIPVDKEDADILYLVNAREPMHYPDDIAEAAILFHIAGENWTVSSTGWDMTSLSMFAGDWEACTMQVNTVYEAMERLRPKRMVGTECGHAFRATVTEGPYWAGRRDGQPPVPSLHYVEWVAEALRSGKLKIDPAKKIKEPITLQDSCNYIRNHGLTQATREIMSYLADDFREMTPNKEHNFCCGGGGGLNGIGRYREQRNVGLRCKLDQIKKTGATQVVAPCHNCWDAIRDMEEEYKAGISWSFLKPLLLKMVEIPEHLQPKEE, from the coding sequence ATGTCCGAACTGCAGCTTTGCTCTCCGCAACCTGTTCAATCCAAGGAAGACCTGGACGCCCTTCTGGCCGATACAGGAGGAAGACAGTACTACGAAGAGATGAAGCACCTGCCAGTGGATACCGCCAAACTCAAGGCAGCCTTGGACAAGACCTGCAAGTCACGCATCCGGACCTGGCTCGATCTCTGCGCCCATTGCGGACTCTGCGCGGACAGCTGCTTCTTTTATCTGACCAATAACCGGGATCCGAAGCAGGTCCCGGCCTATAAGATCCAGTCCACCCTGGGCGAGATTGTCAGGCGCAAAGGCAAGGTGGACACCGATTTCATGATCCGGGCCATGGACTACGCCTGGTCCCGCTGCACCTGCTGCAACCGCTGCGGGATGTACTGCCCCTACGGCATCGACATGGGGGTTATGTTCAGCTATCTGCGCGGCCTGCTTTTCAGTCAGGGATTCGTGCCCTGGGAGATGAAGATCGGCTCGGGCATGCACCGGGTGTACCGGGCCCAGATGGCGGTGACCTCTGAGGACTGGGTGGAGACCTGCTCCTGGATGTGCGAGGAGTACGAAGACGACTGGCCCTCTCTGCAGATCCCGGTGGACAAGGAAGACGCGGACATCCTGTATCTGGTCAACGCCCGGGAGCCCATGCACTATCCGGACGACATCGCCGAGGCGGCCATTTTGTTCCACATCGCCGGCGAGAACTGGACCGTCTCCAGCACCGGGTGGGACATGACCAGCCTGTCCATGTTCGCCGGAGACTGGGAGGCCTGCACCATGCAAGTGAATACGGTGTATGAAGCCATGGAACGGCTGCGGCCCAAAAGAATGGTCGGCACCGAGTGCGGACACGCCTTCCGGGCTACGGTGACCGAGGGGCCGTATTGGGCCGGCCGCCGGGACGGGCAGCCTCCGGTGCCTTCCCTGCACTATGTGGAATGGGTGGCCGAGGCCCTGCGAAGCGGCAAGCTGAAGATCGATCCGGCCAAAAAGATCAAAGAGCCGATAACCCTTCAGGATTCTTGCAACTACATCCGCAACCACGGACTGACTCAGGCCACTCGGGAGATCATGAGCTATCTGGCCGACGATTTCCGGGAGATGACCCCGAACAAGGAGCATAACTTCTGCTGTGGGGGCGGCGGGGGTTTAAACGGCATCGGGCGCTACCGGGAACAGCGCAACGTGGGCCTGCGCTGCAAGCTGGATCAAATCAAAAAGACCGGAGCCACCCAGGTGGTGGCTCCCTGTCACAACTGCTGGGACGCCATCCGGGACATGGAAGAGGAATACAAGGCCGGCATCAGCTGGTCGTTCTTAAAGCCCCTGCTCTTGAAAATGGTCGAAATCCCGGAACACCTGCAGCCAAAAGAGGAATAA
- a CDS encoding HAD family hydrolase has translation MLRIDIPDFGELNLEHVVMDYNGTMAVDGEPVQGIRRRVEKLAEQVQVHVITADTFGKVQAKLEDWACSVKILGQEDQVGQKLAFVQDLGADRCVCVGNGRNDRMMLEAAALGLAIMLEEGTSRESLLSADIALPGIIPALDLLLNPLRLTATLRS, from the coding sequence ATGCTGCGGATCGACATCCCGGATTTTGGGGAGCTGAACCTGGAGCACGTGGTCATGGACTACAACGGGACCATGGCTGTGGACGGCGAGCCGGTCCAGGGCATCCGGCGGCGGGTGGAGAAGCTGGCCGAGCAGGTCCAGGTGCATGTGATCACCGCGGACACCTTCGGCAAGGTCCAGGCCAAGCTCGAGGACTGGGCCTGTTCAGTGAAGATTTTGGGCCAAGAGGATCAGGTCGGCCAGAAGCTGGCCTTTGTCCAAGACCTGGGAGCGGACAGATGCGTATGCGTGGGCAACGGCCGCAACGACCGGATGATGCTGGAGGCTGCGGCCCTGGGGCTGGCGATCATGCTGGAGGAGGGAACATCCAGAGAGAGCCTGCTTTCAGCAGACATCGCCCTGCCGGGCATTATCCCGGCCCTGGATCTGCTGCTCAATCCCTTGCGCCTGACCGCTACTTTGCGTTCCTAA
- a CDS encoding double-cubane-cluster-containing anaerobic reductase, which produces MNTDFRRMWAELGMDLDAHDALLEALNQGYRDIYLSQKNRPHGMRYFDFVLGQVHGQRIQELREEHQAGRKIIGSYCVFVPEEIVLAGNATLVGLCSGADFAMEEVEKVLPRNTCALIKSSFGFKLGKVCPFLEVSDMVVGENTCDGKKKSYETLRDLVDNMYVMDMPQMKTEEGRDLLRSEYKRFLQAVEELTGTSIDVTGLRQGIQTVNAKRQAMARLQRLRWADPAPISGLDGLLASQVFFYDNPERFTKSVNTLCDELEARVENKEGVMPQGTPRILMSGCPMAVPNWKMPYLVESAGGVIVGEESCVGERGNRNLVDDSGETLDELIEAIVDRYFQIECAIFTPNPDRLERIKKMYADSKADGVIHYSIQFCQPYIMESIPVEKALEAEDIPCLRVETDYSMEDAGQLSTRIEAFLEVLK; this is translated from the coding sequence ATGAATACAGACTTCCGCCGGATGTGGGCCGAGCTGGGCATGGATCTTGATGCCCACGATGCCCTTCTGGAGGCCCTGAACCAGGGCTACCGGGATATCTATCTCAGCCAGAAGAACCGTCCCCACGGTATGCGCTATTTTGACTTTGTCCTGGGCCAGGTGCACGGGCAGCGCATCCAGGAACTGCGGGAAGAACACCAGGCCGGGCGCAAGATAATCGGCTCCTACTGCGTGTTTGTCCCGGAAGAGATCGTCCTGGCTGGAAACGCCACCCTGGTCGGCCTGTGTTCCGGAGCTGATTTCGCCATGGAGGAAGTGGAAAAGGTCCTGCCCCGGAATACCTGCGCCCTGATCAAATCCTCCTTCGGCTTCAAGCTGGGCAAGGTCTGCCCCTTTCTGGAGGTATCGGACATGGTCGTGGGTGAGAACACCTGCGACGGGAAAAAGAAGTCCTACGAGACGCTGCGGGATCTAGTGGACAACATGTACGTTATGGATATGCCCCAGATGAAGACCGAAGAGGGCCGGGACCTTTTGCGCAGCGAGTACAAGCGTTTTCTGCAGGCGGTGGAGGAGCTGACCGGGACGAGCATAGATGTGACCGGCTTAAGGCAGGGAATCCAGACCGTGAATGCCAAACGCCAAGCCATGGCCAGGCTGCAGCGCCTGCGCTGGGCTGACCCTGCTCCCATCTCCGGCCTGGACGGGCTCCTGGCCAGCCAGGTCTTTTTCTACGACAACCCGGAGCGGTTCACCAAGTCGGTGAACACCTTGTGCGATGAACTGGAAGCACGGGTGGAAAACAAGGAAGGCGTCATGCCCCAGGGCACTCCCAGAATCCTGATGTCCGGGTGCCCAATGGCCGTGCCCAACTGGAAGATGCCCTATCTGGTGGAATCCGCCGGCGGAGTGATTGTGGGGGAAGAATCCTGCGTGGGCGAGCGGGGCAACCGCAACCTGGTGGATGATTCCGGAGAAACCCTGGATGAACTGATCGAGGCCATTGTGGATCGCTACTTCCAGATCGAATGCGCCATCTTTACCCCCAATCCGGACCGCCTGGAACGGATCAAGAAGATGTACGCCGATTCCAAAGCCGACGGGGTCATCCACTACAGCATCCAGTTCTGCCAGCCCTACATTATGGAATCCATCCCGGTGGAGAAGGCCCTGGAGGCAGAGGACATCCCCTGCCTGCGGGTGGAAACCGATTACAGCATGGAGGACGCCGGGCAGCTTTCAACCAGGATCGAGGCCTTTCTGGAGGTGCTCAAGTAG
- a CDS encoding DUF2442 domain-containing protein, translating to MNISPRSVTIDQDRFWVELNDGRTLGVPLAWFPRLLNASPDQLEDFELTPKGIHWDALDEDISIKGLLLGQGDLTHRHGEVA from the coding sequence ATGAATATTTCTCCTAGATCAGTCACAATTGATCAAGATCGTTTTTGGGTTGAGCTCAACGATGGTCGGACTTTAGGCGTTCCGTTGGCTTGGTTCCCTCGCTTGCTCAATGCTTCTCCAGACCAACTTGAAGACTTTGAGCTTACCCCAAAAGGAATTCATTGGGATGCTTTGGACGAAGATATTTCCATCAAAGGTCTTTTGCTTGGGCAAGGTGACCTCACACATCGTCACGGTGAAGTAGCCTGA
- a CDS encoding DUF4160 domain-containing protein, whose protein sequence is MPVVLRFEGLKFFFYSNEGLPPEPAHIHVRQADAEAKYWLSPQVQLANNDGFNAPALRRIAHLIIKNREQLLEAWNEYFS, encoded by the coding sequence ATGCCTGTCGTGCTTCGCTTTGAAGGTTTAAAATTCTTTTTTTACTCCAACGAAGGGCTGCCTCCGGAACCTGCACATATTCATGTCAGACAAGCGGATGCTGAAGCAAAGTATTGGTTGTCGCCACAGGTACAGTTAGCGAACAATGATGGCTTTAATGCCCCAGCTCTGCGCAGAATTGCTCATTTGATCATTAAAAACCGCGAACAATTACTGGAAGCGTGGAATGAATATTTCTCCTAG